Sequence from the Streptomyces sp. NBC_00358 genome:
TGCCCCCGTCGTGCCCGTCGGTCAGGCCGGTGCCCGCCGTGTCACCTCGGGCAGCACGATCAAGCAGATCGCAGGCCTCGCCACAGCGCCGCTACGCCGACCCGACCTGCACGTCCACGTCGGTGCCCCGATCGTTCTGACCGGCGACGCAAGCGTACGTACGGCGCGGGCCCACGCTGCGGTGACGACCGCATGGAGGACGGCGGCCGCGCACCTCGGTGAGCCTGCCGCACTCGCGGCATAGCGCTTGCGTGCCTGAGCCCACGCATCCGCTCCGTGGCCTTGGAGACCGAGCTCGCGTCGCATCCGGATGCGAGCACCAGACAACCTCGCCTGGAAGAACGCTCTTTGAGTACGGCGCGGCGCAACTCATCTTCCTGGGGGATCGGAGCGCTCGCTCTCAAAACGGCTCCCTCATCGAGATTCATCGCTGACCCGCAGTCGGAATGCGGAATTATCAAGGCGCCATCGAATTCGGTGACGTTTCCTCAGGAATTCGGGTGCCCAGGATTCTTGGAACCACACTCGGGCTGCGGGAAGAGGGGACGGCCGGAGGTGCCGTGTTGGAGGCCATGGTTCCTGGCGTCGCGGTCACCTCCGGCCATGACTCCAGGTACCCCGAATCGGCAGATTCACCACTTTCGTCCCTGCGATATCAGGGAGACAGGAAACGGGTGGGCCCCGACGCCAAGGCGTCGGGGCCCACCCGTTCTGGTGTGTTGCCAGGGCCTGCTTACCAGCGGTACCAGCGGCCACGCTTGCCGCCGCCGGCTGCGGGGCGGATCACGAAACCGAGGACCCACACGATCAGCACGATCACGGCGATCCACCACAGGGCCTTGAGTGCGAAACCGGCGCCGAAGAGGATCAGGGCGAGCAGAAGAACAAGCAGAACAGGAACCATTGTTATCAACCTCCGAGCCCTCGTGTGCCCTGCCGGGCGATCTCCACTCCTGCGGAGCCTATTCGGCTTTCCGCTAACCCCTGGCTACGAGAGGCTCTGCGCAACCATTCCGGTTTAAGGGCGGAATCCGGGGTGACACAGTGGGCGAACCGATTTCCAGTGAGACAGGGTGTGAGTGGTTGTGGCTGCGGACGAGAAGGCTCAGGCCAAGGGCGAGCAGGCCAAGGGCAAGGTCAAGAAGGTCGTCGGCGGTGCGGTCGGCAACGAGTCGCTGAAGGCCGAGGGGCGCGCCGAGGAGTCCAAGGGCGACCTGCGCGCGGCCAAGGAGAAGGCCAAGGACGCGATCAAGCCCAAGTAGACGCGCCACACGGGATCCCGGCAGCCCGTTGGCTGCCGGGATCTGTGCTGTCCGGTGCCGGGATCTGTGCTGTCCGGCGCCGCGCCCACGAGCGAATGAACAGACGCGCGAGGCAGCCGGTTCAGCTTCGCGTCGTCATCCGGGGGTCGTGCCGATGTCGTCACCGGTCAGCCGTCGGAGTGCGCGCATTCGGGGTCTCGTCCGCGACTGCTGGTTGCCTGCCGTGTTCGGCGTCGTGCTGGGCAAGGAGGGCGAGAAGATCTTCCACCGTAGGGCCGGAGTCTGCAGGGTGCCGCAGGATGGTCCCCTCCTCGATCCGGTACTCGTTGGAGCGCCCTTGGCGGGTGTGGGTGAGATACCCGCCCTCCTCCAAGTCGGAAATGATCTTCTGGACGGCCCGCTCGGTGAGCTGGCATCGCGCGGCGATGTCGCGGATGCGGGTGGTGCGGTCCTCCGCGATCGCGGCCAGCACGCGGGCGTGATTTGTCAGAAACGTCCAGCCTGTATGTGACTCGGGTACTCCATGCATCGCCTCAGGATAGTTGCAGTGTTCGCGCATAGGGAAGCATGAAAAGTTTTTCCGGTATCTCTTGACGTATGAGCGGTGGGGCGTGGACGCTTGCGGGGTCAGACTCGGACGGATGCCTTGGGAGCGGTGGCCATGTCACAGCGTGCGCCTTCTGCGCGGACCGAGAGGGGTGAGAGGCCCCCGCTCGCGTCGGTCACGGGCCACCTCCCCCCGAGGGAGGACGGCGCGGCCGGCGAGGCGGCACAGAATCCGCGTGCTGAGCTCGATCGCGTGGACGATCCGGTGGACACGGTCACCGGAGACCCGCTGACTCAACCGCTGGAGCAGCAACTGACGGCCGTCATCGGCTTCGAGTCGCCAGCGATCGAGCCCTGTGGAGCGAAGGGATGACCACGATGGAGCCTTCAAGGCTGTCGGTCACCCGCTCCACCACCGCCGACGGCGTCACCGTGCTGTCTCTGTCCGGTGAAGTCGACGCCACCACCGGCACGGAGATCCAGCGTGCCCTTCTGGACTCCGTGGGGGAGGCGAACCGGCATACCGTGCTGGACCTGAGCCAGGTGACCTTCATGGATTCCACAGGCATCAACGCCCTCATCGGGGCTCACTTGGCCGCTGCCGACATCCAGGGCTGGGTACGCGTGGCCGGTCCGACCCCATCCGTCCTGCGCATCTTTCAGATCGTCGGCCTCGACACTGTGATCACTTGCTATCCCACGCTTCAACAGGCCCTGAGCAGCTAGGGCCTCGTTCCGCCACTCGGCGCGAGGCCACCGGTCCCTCGCCCGCGTTCACCATGCGGAGCGTCCCGTCGAGGTCACTTCCGCAGCTCGCCCTGGCCGGGGTCCGCCCGCAGCACCGCCGACGACACCCCGGCTCCCACCGGGTGGCTCGGCCTGCGCCGGCTGGAGTGGTTCCACGACCGCAGGCGCATCGAGGACCTCTTCTTCGCTGAAACCCTCGCCCCCGGGGAGGCGGCGTCCGCCCGGGTGCCGAGGGCGCACCCGGCCACGGCCTGACCCTTCGCGCCGACCAGGCGCAGAAGTACCGGACGGGGTGGACCGGGACAGGAAAGGAGCCACTGCGGCCGTCGGTGAACCGCCGCTGCTTCGCCTGGTCAGGAGCGGGTGAGCAAGGGGGCGACGGCGTCGCCGCCGAGTTGTTCGCGCCGCTGGGGATCGCTGACTCCAAGACCGGTGGTGGGTGCCAACGCGAGGACGCCGACCTTCCCCGCGTGGCGGTTGCGCTGGACCAGCCGTGCCGCCTCCGCGGTCTCCGTCAGCGGATACGTTACGGAGAGGGCCGACCGTAGCTTTCCGAGCGTCAACAGCCGGTTGACCTCGGCCTGTTCCTCCAGGTTGGCGCCGTGGCTGCCGATGATCCGCTTGAGGCGCATCCACAGGTATCGGTTGTCGAACTCGTGCACATAGCCCGTGCTCGACCCGCAGGTGACCACCGTTCCGCCGCGTCTGACCACGAACACCGACACCCCGAACGTGGCACGTCCCACGTGTTCGAAGACGATGTGGGGGTCCTCGCCGACAGCGCTCCTGATGAGTCGGCCCAGGCGTTTGCCCACCGTGGTGGGGTCCGCCGGCTCGTTGCCGGTCAGGCCGATCTCCTCGCGGTTGATGACGACGTGACACCCCAGGGCGCGGGCCCGCTCCGCCTTCTCCTCGCTGCTGACCACGCCGAC
This genomic interval carries:
- a CDS encoding helix-turn-helix transcriptional regulator translates to MHGVPESHTGWTFLTNHARVLAAIAEDRTTRIRDIAARCQLTERAVQKIISDLEEGGYLTHTRQGRSNEYRIEEGTILRHPADSGPTVEDLLALLAQHDAEHGRQPAVADETPNARTPTADR
- a CDS encoding CsbD family protein — translated: MAADEKAQAKGEQAKGKVKKVVGGAVGNESLKAEGRAEESKGDLRAAKEKAKDAIKPK
- a CDS encoding STAS domain-containing protein, giving the protein MTTMEPSRLSVTRSTTADGVTVLSLSGEVDATTGTEIQRALLDSVGEANRHTVLDLSQVTFMDSTGINALIGAHLAAADIQGWVRVAGPTPSVLRIFQIVGLDTVITCYPTLQQALSS
- a CDS encoding hydrophobic protein; its protein translation is MVPVLLVLLLALILFGAGFALKALWWIAVIVLIVWVLGFVIRPAAGGGKRGRWYRW